A stretch of Gossypium hirsutum isolate 1008001.06 chromosome A06, Gossypium_hirsutum_v2.1, whole genome shotgun sequence DNA encodes these proteins:
- the LOC107962157 gene encoding transcription factor bHLH112 has translation MAEEFHAGICRGTWWNSTKPMLTGCSLPPSTGVVDMGNFGYDTDMVDIRARTRYYEESTKNPVSGVSSTVFQGHPHHQTDSDSGGTSSSLLIDSTLQMMGFGLPSSTTSDWNLSLLRSNGRTEFYNSILQEDIDSRLNYRQETGMSSVQIHNYWSPKSHSSPGKDSSIPVVEPIDQDISLNSVTSSGNSTPTCQGLSAGFPMASSSYGYPSTLLHSLFQSDPQTSEQQSLFNNRSINYMSSEKSSWPKQQPSSLRFSNNTPFWNASATGINDVKSGFLPSPASQFLVQTFEEKANCPSSTTKTNSTEVGKSASGMKRPKLESPSPLPTFKVREEKLGDRITALQQLVSPFGKNNTASVLHEAIEYIKFLHDQVNVLSTPYMKQAVDSIQQENIDNLKDPDEPKQALKSRGLCLVPISSTFPVTNETTADIWTPTFGGTLR, from the exons ATGGCAGAAGAATTTCATGCTGGGATTTGTAGAGGAACGTGGTGGAATTCGACGAAACCCATGTTAACAGGGTGTTCTCTGCCGCCTTCTACGGGGGTTGTCGACATGGGAAACTTTGGTTATGACACTGATATGGTGGATATTAGGGCAAGAACAAGGTATTATGAAGAGTCAACTAAAAACCCAGTTTCTGGTGTTAGCTCCACAGTTTTCCAAGGTCATCCTCATCATCAAACTGATTCAGATAGTGGTGGCACTAGCAGCAGTCTTTTGATTGATTCCACTTTACAAATGATGGGTTTTGGCCTTCCATCTTCGACAACTTCGGACTGGAACTTGTCTTTGCT TCGGAGTAATGGGAGAACTGAGTTTTATAATTCGATTCTTCAAGAAGATATAGATTCAAGGTTGAACTATCGGCAAGAAACAGGCATGAGTTCAGTTCAAATCCATAACTACTGGAGCCCAAAGAGCCATTCAAGTCCTGGGAAAGATTCTTCCATCCCTGTTGTCGAGCCTATCGATCAAGATATTTCATTGAATTCAGTAACCAGCTCCGGTAATAGTACACCAACATGCCAGGGCTTGTCAGCTGGGTTCCCAATGGCTTCATCATCGTACGGTTACCCATCAACACTGTTACATAGTTTGTTTCAATCCGATCCTCAAACTTCAGAACAACAATCACTTTTCAACAACCGGTCAATCAACTATATGTCGTCTGAAAAATCTTCATGGCCAAAGCAGCAACCTAGTAGCTTGCGCTTCTCCAACAACACACCCTTCTGGAACGCCTCTGCCACTGGCATAAACGATGTTAAAAGCGGCTTCTTACCCTCGCCAGCATCACAATTTCTTGTACAAACATTCGAAGAGAAGGCTAATTGCCCCAGCTCGACAACAAAG ACTAATTCCACAGAAGTTGGAAAGTCGGCGTCAGGGATGAAGAGGCCAAAGCTTGAATCACCATCGCCTTTACCAACTTTTAAG GTCCGGGAAGAGAAGCTAGGGGACCGAATCACTGCGCTCCAGCAATTGGTTTCACCTTTCGGAAAG aacaataCGGCATCTGTTCTCCATGAAGCCATTGAATACATCAAGTTCCTCCATGATCAAGTCAAT GTTCTAAGTACTCCATATATGAAACAAGCAGTAGATTCCATACAACAAGAG aATATTGATAACTTGAAAGATCCTGATGAGCCAAAACAAGCCCTAAAAAGCCGGGGGCTTTGTTTGGTGCCAATATCTAGCACATTCCCAGTTACAAATGAGACCACAGCTGATATTTGGACGCCAACTTTTGGTGGAACATTGAGGTAA